Proteins encoded within one genomic window of Companilactobacillus sp.:
- the atpA gene encoding F0F1 ATP synthase subunit alpha, whose protein sequence is MSIKTEEISSLIKEQLKNYNNELSVDEVGTVTYVGDGIARANGLENAMASELLEFQDGTFGVAQNLESDDVGIIILGNYDQIREGDTVKRTGRIMEVPVGDALIGRVVNSLGQPVDGLGEIKTDKTRPIESPAPGVMQRKSVFEPLQTGLKAVDSLVPIGRGQRELIIGDRKTGKTSIAIDTIINQKDQDMICVYVAIGQKESTIRNQVETLRKNGAMDYTIVVEAGPSQPSPMLYFAPYAGCAMGEYFMYNGKHVLIVYDDLSKQANAYREISLLLRRPPGREAYPGDVFYLHSRLLERAAKLSDDLGGGSMTALPIVETQAGDISAYIPTNVISITDGQIFLSSDLFYSGTRPAINAGESVSRVGGDAQIKAMKKVAGTLRLDLSSYRELESFAQFGSDLDEATKAKLDRGARTVEVLKQPVHAPMPVEHQVLILFALTRGFLDKVKVDDILGYEASLSEYFEANHADLLKTIKDTGALPDEDAMKAGVDEFTKNFLASKSADKQDK, encoded by the coding sequence ATGAGCATCAAAACTGAAGAGATTAGTTCTCTAATCAAAGAACAATTAAAGAACTATAACAATGAACTCTCAGTTGATGAAGTAGGTACAGTTACATATGTCGGTGATGGTATTGCTCGTGCTAATGGCCTTGAAAATGCTATGGCGAGTGAGTTACTTGAATTCCAAGACGGTACTTTTGGTGTGGCTCAAAACCTTGAAAGTGATGATGTTGGTATCATCATTTTAGGAAATTATGATCAAATTCGTGAAGGCGATACAGTTAAAAGAACTGGTCGTATCATGGAAGTTCCAGTTGGTGACGCACTAATTGGACGTGTCGTAAATTCTTTGGGCCAACCAGTTGATGGACTTGGTGAAATCAAAACCGATAAAACTAGACCTATCGAATCTCCTGCACCCGGAGTTATGCAACGTAAATCAGTTTTCGAACCTTTACAAACTGGTTTAAAGGCTGTTGACTCATTAGTTCCTATCGGGCGTGGTCAACGTGAGTTAATCATCGGTGACCGTAAAACAGGTAAAACATCAATTGCTATTGATACAATCATCAACCAAAAAGATCAAGATATGATCTGTGTATACGTAGCTATTGGTCAAAAAGAATCAACAATTAGAAACCAAGTAGAAACATTGAGAAAAAATGGTGCCATGGACTACACTATCGTTGTCGAAGCTGGTCCTAGTCAACCATCTCCAATGCTTTACTTTGCACCTTATGCTGGTTGTGCAATGGGTGAATATTTCATGTATAACGGCAAGCATGTTTTAATCGTTTATGATGATTTAAGCAAGCAAGCTAATGCTTATCGTGAAATATCACTATTGCTCCGTAGACCACCTGGGCGTGAAGCATATCCTGGTGATGTTTTCTACTTGCATTCACGTTTGCTAGAACGTGCTGCTAAGTTGAGTGACGATCTAGGTGGCGGTTCAATGACTGCATTGCCTATCGTCGAAACACAAGCCGGTGATATTTCAGCATATATCCCAACTAACGTTATTTCCATCACTGATGGACAGATTTTCTTGAGTAGTGATTTATTCTATTCAGGTACAAGACCAGCTATTAATGCCGGTGAATCTGTTTCTCGTGTTGGTGGTGACGCACAGATCAAGGCAATGAAGAAGGTTGCTGGTACATTACGTCTAGACCTTTCTTCATACCGTGAACTTGAATCATTTGCCCAATTTGGTTCAGATCTAGATGAAGCTACAAAGGCCAAACTAGATCGTGGTGCAAGAACTGTTGAAGTATTAAAACAACCAGTTCACGCTCCAATGCCAGTGGAACATCAAGTATTGATCTTATTTGCTTTGACAAGAGGATTCTTGGACAAGGTAAAGGTTGACGATATCCTTGGTTATGAAGCTTCACTTTCTGAATACTTCGAAGCCAATCATGCTGATCTCTTAAAGACAATCAAAGATACTGGTGCTCTTCCTGATGAAGATGCTATGAAGGCCGGCGTGGATGAATTCACAAAGAACTTTTTAGCTTCAAAGAGCGCTGATAAGCAGGACAAATAA
- the atpH gene encoding ATP synthase F1 subunit delta, whose protein sequence is MKISKLQVGKRYSKALYEVAQEENVVDEILEDLKALKVIYKENPNLGFALSGNSISATEKNKIMDTLKKPFGELMQNFLSMLVDRKRMDCVDEIADAYIDKYDADNGIVEVEVTSTIELSSDQEDKLKSVIEQRFSVKQVNLTKIVDPSIIGGVIIRVGDQVIDGSVLKRYTAIKNLLLVNN, encoded by the coding sequence ATGAAGATAAGTAAATTACAAGTGGGAAAACGTTACAGTAAAGCTCTCTATGAAGTCGCTCAAGAAGAAAACGTCGTTGACGAAATTCTTGAAGACCTCAAAGCTCTCAAGGTTATCTATAAGGAAAATCCAAATTTGGGTTTTGCTCTTTCAGGCAATTCAATTAGTGCCACTGAAAAGAACAAGATTATGGATACCTTGAAAAAGCCTTTTGGCGAGCTCATGCAAAACTTTTTATCAATGTTAGTCGATCGTAAAAGAATGGACTGCGTTGATGAGATTGCAGACGCATATATTGATAAATATGATGCTGATAACGGAATTGTTGAAGTTGAAGTAACTTCAACAATTGAGTTGAGTTCTGATCAAGAAGATAAATTAAAATCCGTGATCGAACAACGTTTCTCAGTGAAACAAGTAAACTTAACAAAAATAGTAGATCCTTCAATCATCGGTGGAGTCATTATCCGTGTTGGTGATCAAGTTATCGACGGCAGCGTGCTCAAACGTTACACTGCTATCAAGAATTTGCTATTAGTTAACAATTAA
- the atpE gene encoding F0F1 ATP synthase subunit C → MKEIAAALAAGLAAFGASIGNGLVISKTLEGMARQPEVSGQLRGTMFIGVGLIEAVPIIAIAIAFVILFV, encoded by the coding sequence ATGAAAGAAATCGCCGCAGCTCTTGCAGCTGGTTTAGCCGCTTTTGGTGCATCAATTGGTAACGGACTCGTTATCTCTAAGACACTTGAAGGTATGGCACGTCAACCCGAAGTATCTGGCCAACTAAGAGGTACTATGTTTATTGGTGTTGGTTTGATCGAAGCTGTTCCTATCATCGCCATCGCTATTGCTTTCGTTATTCTTTTCGTATAA
- the atpF gene encoding F0F1 ATP synthase subunit B — translation MAGILVLGAGTGKLALGDMLFILISFILLTLAVKHYAWGPVTKMMDARSAKITGDLDYADSERASAEKLKKEREEALRNSRAEAIEIVNKAKDSGDTQKKSIVADAHSEAEVVRQKAKSDAEKAKQDAMSEAQNDIASLSLEIASKVISKELNADDQKSLIDSYIKELTVHNEDK, via the coding sequence ATGGCAGGTATTTTAGTACTTGGAGCAGGTACAGGTAAGTTAGCTTTGGGTGACATGCTTTTTATTCTTATATCTTTTATCCTTTTAACCTTAGCCGTAAAGCATTACGCATGGGGTCCAGTCACTAAGATGATGGATGCTCGTTCTGCAAAGATCACGGGAGACCTTGATTATGCAGATTCTGAACGTGCTAGTGCAGAAAAGCTGAAAAAGGAACGTGAAGAAGCACTACGCAATTCACGTGCTGAAGCTATTGAAATTGTTAATAAAGCAAAGGACAGCGGTGATACTCAAAAGAAATCAATCGTTGCCGATGCACATAGCGAAGCAGAAGTTGTAAGACAAAAGGCTAAGTCGGACGCTGAAAAAGCTAAACAAGACGCAATGTCAGAAGCACAAAATGATATTGCAAGCTTGTCTTTAGAGATTGCTTCAAAAGTTATCTCCAAAGAGCTGAACGCTGACGATCAAAAGTCACTAATCGACTCTTATATTAAGGAGTTGACTGTACACAATGAAGATAAGTAA